A region from the Benincasa hispida cultivar B227 chromosome 10, ASM972705v1, whole genome shotgun sequence genome encodes:
- the LOC120088360 gene encoding E3 ubiquitin-protein ligase KEG-like isoform X2: MNLKPSNFLLDANGHAVVSDYGLPLILKKPCHRAGIFPPEHESSRQHWCLECLFLSPHYRSPEAWEPLKRPLHLFRDDGIGISTQSDVWSFGCALVEMCTGSTPWAGLSAEEIYRSVVKEGKLPPQYASIVGVGIPRELWKMIGECLQYKPLKRPTFHAMLAIFLRHLQGIHRSPTRPVEVASSPHIDRLEQSPTSVLDILQVKSNHLHQLVSEGDVNGVRDLLSKSASGNNSSSVISLLEAHNSEGQTALHLACRRGSPELVDAILDYSDADIDSPDENGNPPIVFALAVGSAECVRALIRKSANGMFRLMEGFSRSVAHVCAYYGQPDCMRELLRAGADPNAVDDNGESVLHVAIAKKFTHCAIVIMEHGGCKSMGFLNSKNLTPLHMCITSLNVDVVKRWAELASPEEISEAIDIPSSTGTALCMAAALKKDREIEGRELVRVLLKAKADPAAQDPQQCRTVLHTAAMANDIELVKIILDAGVDVNIRNLHNTIPLHLALARGAKPCVQLLLSAGADCNLQDDDGDNAFHIAADAAKFIRECLECILLILKYPGAAIGVRNHSGKTFCDLLEALPREWIFEELMDGLAEKGIHLSPTIFQVGDWVKFKRCVANPAYGWQGAGPRSVGFVQGSHSGDGLSVSFCSGVAHVLADEIIKVIPMDRGQLVQLKPDVREPRFKLLGQSRDSIGTVLCIDDEEGIIRIGFTGASRGWQADPADFQRLQEFKVGDWIRVRYTVPAAKHGFGAVTPGSIGVVYGIRPDCSLLIEFCYLPSPWLCEPEEIEPVVPFKIGDQVCVKRSISEPRFPWDGETHNSVGKVSDIESNGLLIIDLPHRNGPWKVDPSDMEKVDKFKVGDWVRVKTSVPSPKYGWDDVPRSSIGIIFSLEEDGDVDVAFCFRSKTFPCSVTDIEKVPPFEVGQEVHILPSVTQPLLGWSDETPASSGKIERIDMDGTLNVRVSGKKKLWRVAPGDAEKLSGLAVGDWVRMKQCLGTKSNYESNNTGKENIAVVYSIQDYSYLELACCFHEGKLFVHCTEVEKVSPIKIGQYVHFRAGLAKPRWGWRGANPNSRGVVTAVNANGEIRVSLFGLSGWWRGDPADFEVEQMYAVGEWVKLKEDDTDGRKSLPTGSIGVVQGLSYHENEWDGSVLVGFCREPELWVGHTSKLEKMERFYIGQHVKVKSSVTNPRFGWSGHSHASIVSITAIDADGKIKVSSPSAQKPWTLDPSEVVLVEEEQLKIGDWVKVKPSIVMPVYHWGDVSRQSVGVIHKMEDGELWVAFCFMEQLWMCKDSEMEKVRPFRVGDMVRFREGLKIPRWGWGMETHASKGQVVGVDANGKVRVKFRWREGRPWIGDPADLVLDDTT; this comes from the exons ATGAATTTGAAACCATCCAATTTTCTCCTGGATGCAAATGGACATGCTGTGGTTTCCGATTATGGGCTTccattgattttgaaaaaaccTTGTCATAGAGCGGGCATTTTTCCACCAGAACACGAGTCATCAAGACAGCATTGGTGTTTGGAGTGCCTGTTTTTGAGTCCGCATTATAGATCTCCAGAGGCGTGGGAGCCTTTGAAAAGACCATTGCATTTGTTTAGGGATGATGGAATTGGCATATCCACTCAATCTGATGTGTGGAGCTTTGGCTGTGCCCTTGTTGAAATGTGCACTGGTTCCACTCC GTGGGCTGGTTTGAGTGCAGAAGAAATTTATCGTTCTGTCGTCAAAGAAGGTAAGCTACCTCCACAATATGCAAGTATTGTAGGTGTTGGGATTCCCAGAGAATTATGGAAGATGATTGGTGAATGCCTACAGTACAAGCCGCTGAAAAGACCGACTTTCCATGCAATGCTTGCCATATTTCTTAGACATCTACAAGGGATTCACCGATCTCCTACTAGACCCGT CGAGGTGGCAAGTTCTCCTCATATTGATAGGCTGGAACAATCCCCTACCTCTGTCTTGGACATCCTTCAGGTTAAAAGCAACCATCTTCATCAACTTGTATCTGAAGGGGATGTTAACGGTGTCAG AGATCTTCTTTCCAAATCTGCGTCAGGGAATAATAGCAGCTCTGTCATCTCTCTGCTGGAAGCTCATAATTCTGAAGGACAAACTGCTTTGCATTTGGCATGCAGAAGGGGTTCTCCGGAACTGGTTGATGCAATCTTGGATTATAGTGATGCAGATATAGATTCCCCTGATGAAAATGGGAATCCACCAATAGTGTTTGCTTTAGCTGTTGGATCCGCTGAATGTGTGCGTGCTCTTATCAGGAAATCTGCTAATGGTATGTTTAGGTTGATGGAAGGCTTTAGTCGGTCTGTTGCTCATGTTTGTGCATATTATGGGCAACCTGATTGTATGCGT GAACTACTTCGAGCTGGGGCAGATCCCAATGCAGTTGATGATAATGGTGAATCTGTACTGCATGTGGCTATTGCAAAGAAATTTACTCATTGTGCAATTGTAATTATGGAGCATGGAGGTTGCAAATCAATGGGGTTTCTCAATTCAAAAAACTTAAC GCCTCTGCATATGTGCATCACATCTTTAAATGTAGATGTTGTTAAGAGGTGGGCTGAACTTGCATCGCCCGAGGAGATTTCTGAAGCTATTGATATACCAAGTTCCACAGGAACAGCTCTATGCATGGCAGCTGCTCTTAAGAAAGACCGTGAGATAG AGGGAAGAGAACTTGTTAGAGTTCTGCTCAAGGCTAAAGCTGACCCAGCAGCCCAAGATCCCCAACAATGTCGAACAGTTCTGCATACAGCTGCCATGGCTAACGATATAGAATTGGTGAAG atTATTCTTGATGCTGGAGTGGATGTAAATATCAGAAACTTACACAACACAATACCTCTTCATTTGGCACTGGCAAGAGGTGCAAAGCCATGTGTTCAATTACTCTTGTCTGCTGGAGCAGACTGTAATTTACAG GATGATGATGGTGACAATGCCTTCCATATAGCAGCAGATGCAGCAAAGTTCATACGCGAATGTCTTGAATGCATATTATTGATACTAAAATATCCAGGTGCTGCTATTGGCGTAAGGAACCACAG TGGCAAGACATTTTGTGACTTGTTGGAAGCCCTACCTCGGGAATGGATTTTTGAAGAGCTTATGGATGGACTAGCAGAGAAGGGTATTCATTTGTCCCCAACGAT ATTTCAAGTGGGCGATTGGGTGAAATTCAAAAGATGTGTGGCAAATCCTGCATATGGTTGGCAAGGTGCAGGACCCAGGAGTGTTGGATTTGTGCAGGGTTCCCATAGTGGTGATGGTCTTTCTGTATCATTTTGCTCCGGTGTTGCACATGTTTTGGCAGATGAGATCATCAAAGTCATTCCTATGGATAGGGGACAGCTGGTGCAACTTAAACCTGACGTGAGAGAGCCAAG GTTTAAGTTGCTTGGACAATCACGTGACAGCATTGGAACTGTCTTGTGTATTGATGATGAAGAAGGAATTATACGAATTGGATTTACTGGTGCATCTAGAGGATGGCAAGCTGACCCTGCAGATTTTCAAAGGCTTCAAGAATTCAAAGTTGGCGATTGGATCCGTGTACGTTATACTGTGCCTGCTGCAAAACATGGCTTTGGAGCTGTAACTCCAGGAAGTATTGGCGTTGTGTATGGTATCAGGCCAGACTGTAGCTTGCTGATAGAATTCTGCTATTTGCCTAGCCCTTGGCTTTGTGAACCTGAGGAGATTGAACCTGTTGTCCCCTTCAAG ATTGGAGACCAAGTATGTGTTAAACGCTCTATATCTGAACCTAGATTCCCTTGGGATGGCGAGACACATAATAGCGTTGGAAAAGTTAGTGATATTGAAAGTAATGGTCTCTTAATAATTGACCTACCACATCGGAATGGACCATGGAAAGTAGATCCATCTGACATGGAGAAGGTGGACAAATTTAAG GTCGGTGACTGGGTTAGGGTGAAAACATCTGTACCCTCTCCAAAATATGGGTGGGATGACGTACCCCGAAGCAGCATTGGAATAATTTTTTCCTTAGAAGAGGATGGAGATGTAGATGTAGCATTCTGCTTCAGGAGTAAAACTTTTCCTTGCTCTGTTACCGACATTGAGAAGGTGCCACCTTTTGAAGTGGGACAAGAGGTTCATATCCTCCCGTCTGTTACTCAGCCATTACTTGGGTGGTCAGATGAAACACCAGCCTCTTCgggaaaaattgaaagaattgaTATGGATGGAACTCTAAAT gTGAGAGTATCTGGAAAGAAAAAACTGTGGAGAGTCGCTCCGGGTGATGCAGAAAAGCTATCAGGATTGGCAGTGGGTGATTGGGTTAGAATGAAGCAGTGTTTGGGAACAAAATCAAATTATGAGTCCAACAATACTGGGAAGGAAAATATAGCAGTAGTTTACAGTATACAAGATTACTCTTATTTAGAATTGGCGTGTTGTTTTCATGAAGGGAAATTATTTGTACACTGCACAGAAGTGGAAAAAGTTTCTCCAATAAAAATTGGCCAGTATGTGCATTTCCGTGCTGGATTGGCTAAACCGAGATGGGGATGGAGAGGCGCTAATCCGAATTCAAGGGGTGTTGTGACTGCTGTAAATGCTAATGGAGAAATAAGAGTTTCATTGTTCGGCTTGTCCGGATGGTGGAGAGGAGATCCGGCAGATTTTGAGGTAGAGCAAATGTATGCTGTGGGTGAATGGGTGAAATTAAAAGAAGACGATACCGATGGACGGAAATCATTGCCAACTGGGAGTATTGGTGTTGTACAAGGATTAAGTTATCATGAAAATGAATGGGACGGTTCTGTTCTGGTAGGATTCTGCAGAGAACCAGAATTGTGGGTGGGACATACTTCAAAACTTGAAAAGATGGAAAGATTTTATATTGGTCAGCATGTGAAGGTGAAATCTTCTGTAACAAATCCACGTTTTGGGTGGTCGGGCCACTCTCATGCCAGCATTGTCTCGATAACAGCAATCGATGCAGATGGCAAAATTAAAGTATCTTCTCCATCTGCTCAAAAGCCATGGACACTTGATCCATCAGAAGTTGTTTTAGTAGAGGAAGAGCAACTCAAAATTGGAGACTGGGTGAAGGTGAAGCCATCTATTGTAATGCCTGTGTACCATTGGGGGGACGTTTCTCGTCAGAGTGTTGGGGTGATCCACAAAATGGAGGATGGGGAGCTTTGGGTTGCCTTTTGCTTTATGGAGCAGCTGTGGATGTGCAAGGACTCGGAGATGGAGAAGGTGAGACCCTTTAGAGTCGGCGACATGGTGCGATTTCGAGAAGGATTAAAAATCCCTagatggggatggggaatggaGACACATGCTAGTAAAGGGCAAGTAGTAGGTGTTGATGCAAATGGAAAAGTAAGAGTTAAGTTCAGGTGGAGGGAAGGACGCCCTTGGATTGGGGACCCTGCTGACCTTGTTCTTGATGATACTACTTGA
- the LOC120088360 gene encoding E3 ubiquitin-protein ligase KEG-like isoform X1, which translates to MPKKWKRVGIPSCSICRIHYDEDSRAPLLLQCGHTFCKHCLSQIIAPTPPKPSLTCPKCRHVSTIGNSVLSLPKNFAILPMISSASVSHSAEVSDSDDDDAGADEDGVDESDRGRRSSGCHGCGEGFGDHELKLVRKIDGGKREEMELWFAWLRSRVGGCRHRVVVRRVRMGNVGDLDWVEKQLEKLRRASMWCRNVCSFLGVLKVEDYLCIVMDWFPGSVQSEMQRSGGRLTLEQILRFGADIARAVVELHAADVLCMNLKPSNFLLDANGHAVVSDYGLPLILKKPCHRAGIFPPEHESSRQHWCLECLFLSPHYRSPEAWEPLKRPLHLFRDDGIGISTQSDVWSFGCALVEMCTGSTPWAGLSAEEIYRSVVKEGKLPPQYASIVGVGIPRELWKMIGECLQYKPLKRPTFHAMLAIFLRHLQGIHRSPTRPVEVASSPHIDRLEQSPTSVLDILQVKSNHLHQLVSEGDVNGVRDLLSKSASGNNSSSVISLLEAHNSEGQTALHLACRRGSPELVDAILDYSDADIDSPDENGNPPIVFALAVGSAECVRALIRKSANGMFRLMEGFSRSVAHVCAYYGQPDCMRELLRAGADPNAVDDNGESVLHVAIAKKFTHCAIVIMEHGGCKSMGFLNSKNLTPLHMCITSLNVDVVKRWAELASPEEISEAIDIPSSTGTALCMAAALKKDREIEGRELVRVLLKAKADPAAQDPQQCRTVLHTAAMANDIELVKIILDAGVDVNIRNLHNTIPLHLALARGAKPCVQLLLSAGADCNLQDDDGDNAFHIAADAAKFIRECLECILLILKYPGAAIGVRNHSGKTFCDLLEALPREWIFEELMDGLAEKGIHLSPTIFQVGDWVKFKRCVANPAYGWQGAGPRSVGFVQGSHSGDGLSVSFCSGVAHVLADEIIKVIPMDRGQLVQLKPDVREPRFKLLGQSRDSIGTVLCIDDEEGIIRIGFTGASRGWQADPADFQRLQEFKVGDWIRVRYTVPAAKHGFGAVTPGSIGVVYGIRPDCSLLIEFCYLPSPWLCEPEEIEPVVPFKIGDQVCVKRSISEPRFPWDGETHNSVGKVSDIESNGLLIIDLPHRNGPWKVDPSDMEKVDKFKVGDWVRVKTSVPSPKYGWDDVPRSSIGIIFSLEEDGDVDVAFCFRSKTFPCSVTDIEKVPPFEVGQEVHILPSVTQPLLGWSDETPASSGKIERIDMDGTLNVRVSGKKKLWRVAPGDAEKLSGLAVGDWVRMKQCLGTKSNYESNNTGKENIAVVYSIQDYSYLELACCFHEGKLFVHCTEVEKVSPIKIGQYVHFRAGLAKPRWGWRGANPNSRGVVTAVNANGEIRVSLFGLSGWWRGDPADFEVEQMYAVGEWVKLKEDDTDGRKSLPTGSIGVVQGLSYHENEWDGSVLVGFCREPELWVGHTSKLEKMERFYIGQHVKVKSSVTNPRFGWSGHSHASIVSITAIDADGKIKVSSPSAQKPWTLDPSEVVLVEEEQLKIGDWVKVKPSIVMPVYHWGDVSRQSVGVIHKMEDGELWVAFCFMEQLWMCKDSEMEKVRPFRVGDMVRFREGLKIPRWGWGMETHASKGQVVGVDANGKVRVKFRWREGRPWIGDPADLVLDDTT; encoded by the exons ATGCCGAAGAAATGGAAGCGAGTCGGAATCCCTAGCTGCTCAATCTGCCGAATTCACTACGACGAAGATTCTCGAGcccctcttcttcttcaatgcGGCCATACTTTCTGCAAACACTGTCTCTCTCAAATTATTGCTCCAACCCCACCTAAACCATCTCTCACATGTCCCAAATGCCGCCATGTGTCTACCATCGGCAATTCTGTGCTCTCTCTTCCCAAGAATTTCGCTATACTACCCATGATCTCTTCTGCCTCCGTTTCTCACTCTGCTGAGGTTAGCGATAGCGATGACGACGATGCTGGAGCCGATGAGGATGGGGTTGATGAGTCTGACCGGGGGCGGAGGAGTTCCGGCTGCCACGGGTGTGGAGAGGGGTTTGGGGACCATGAATTGAAGTTGGTGAGGAAGATCGATGGAGGGAAGAGGGAGGAAATGGAGCTTTGGTTTGCTTGGTTGAGGTCTAGAGTCGGTGGATGTCGGCATAGAGTGGTGGTGAGACGGGTGAGGATGGGGAATGTTGGGGATTTGGATTGGGTGGAGAAGCAGCTGGAGAAGCTGAGGCGTGCGTCGATGTGGTGCAGGAATGTATGTTCCTTTCTTGGAGTGCTGAAGGTGGAGGATTATCTTTGCATTGTTATGGACTGGTTCCCTGGGTCGGTTCAGTCGGAGATGCAGCGGAGTGGCGGCCGCCTCACTCTCGAGCAAATTCTCAG ATTTGGAGCAGACATTGCACGTGCAGTAGTTGAACTTCATGCAGCTGATGTTTTGTGTATGAATTTGAAACCATCCAATTTTCTCCTGGATGCAAATGGACATGCTGTGGTTTCCGATTATGGGCTTccattgattttgaaaaaaccTTGTCATAGAGCGGGCATTTTTCCACCAGAACACGAGTCATCAAGACAGCATTGGTGTTTGGAGTGCCTGTTTTTGAGTCCGCATTATAGATCTCCAGAGGCGTGGGAGCCTTTGAAAAGACCATTGCATTTGTTTAGGGATGATGGAATTGGCATATCCACTCAATCTGATGTGTGGAGCTTTGGCTGTGCCCTTGTTGAAATGTGCACTGGTTCCACTCC GTGGGCTGGTTTGAGTGCAGAAGAAATTTATCGTTCTGTCGTCAAAGAAGGTAAGCTACCTCCACAATATGCAAGTATTGTAGGTGTTGGGATTCCCAGAGAATTATGGAAGATGATTGGTGAATGCCTACAGTACAAGCCGCTGAAAAGACCGACTTTCCATGCAATGCTTGCCATATTTCTTAGACATCTACAAGGGATTCACCGATCTCCTACTAGACCCGT CGAGGTGGCAAGTTCTCCTCATATTGATAGGCTGGAACAATCCCCTACCTCTGTCTTGGACATCCTTCAGGTTAAAAGCAACCATCTTCATCAACTTGTATCTGAAGGGGATGTTAACGGTGTCAG AGATCTTCTTTCCAAATCTGCGTCAGGGAATAATAGCAGCTCTGTCATCTCTCTGCTGGAAGCTCATAATTCTGAAGGACAAACTGCTTTGCATTTGGCATGCAGAAGGGGTTCTCCGGAACTGGTTGATGCAATCTTGGATTATAGTGATGCAGATATAGATTCCCCTGATGAAAATGGGAATCCACCAATAGTGTTTGCTTTAGCTGTTGGATCCGCTGAATGTGTGCGTGCTCTTATCAGGAAATCTGCTAATGGTATGTTTAGGTTGATGGAAGGCTTTAGTCGGTCTGTTGCTCATGTTTGTGCATATTATGGGCAACCTGATTGTATGCGT GAACTACTTCGAGCTGGGGCAGATCCCAATGCAGTTGATGATAATGGTGAATCTGTACTGCATGTGGCTATTGCAAAGAAATTTACTCATTGTGCAATTGTAATTATGGAGCATGGAGGTTGCAAATCAATGGGGTTTCTCAATTCAAAAAACTTAAC GCCTCTGCATATGTGCATCACATCTTTAAATGTAGATGTTGTTAAGAGGTGGGCTGAACTTGCATCGCCCGAGGAGATTTCTGAAGCTATTGATATACCAAGTTCCACAGGAACAGCTCTATGCATGGCAGCTGCTCTTAAGAAAGACCGTGAGATAG AGGGAAGAGAACTTGTTAGAGTTCTGCTCAAGGCTAAAGCTGACCCAGCAGCCCAAGATCCCCAACAATGTCGAACAGTTCTGCATACAGCTGCCATGGCTAACGATATAGAATTGGTGAAG atTATTCTTGATGCTGGAGTGGATGTAAATATCAGAAACTTACACAACACAATACCTCTTCATTTGGCACTGGCAAGAGGTGCAAAGCCATGTGTTCAATTACTCTTGTCTGCTGGAGCAGACTGTAATTTACAG GATGATGATGGTGACAATGCCTTCCATATAGCAGCAGATGCAGCAAAGTTCATACGCGAATGTCTTGAATGCATATTATTGATACTAAAATATCCAGGTGCTGCTATTGGCGTAAGGAACCACAG TGGCAAGACATTTTGTGACTTGTTGGAAGCCCTACCTCGGGAATGGATTTTTGAAGAGCTTATGGATGGACTAGCAGAGAAGGGTATTCATTTGTCCCCAACGAT ATTTCAAGTGGGCGATTGGGTGAAATTCAAAAGATGTGTGGCAAATCCTGCATATGGTTGGCAAGGTGCAGGACCCAGGAGTGTTGGATTTGTGCAGGGTTCCCATAGTGGTGATGGTCTTTCTGTATCATTTTGCTCCGGTGTTGCACATGTTTTGGCAGATGAGATCATCAAAGTCATTCCTATGGATAGGGGACAGCTGGTGCAACTTAAACCTGACGTGAGAGAGCCAAG GTTTAAGTTGCTTGGACAATCACGTGACAGCATTGGAACTGTCTTGTGTATTGATGATGAAGAAGGAATTATACGAATTGGATTTACTGGTGCATCTAGAGGATGGCAAGCTGACCCTGCAGATTTTCAAAGGCTTCAAGAATTCAAAGTTGGCGATTGGATCCGTGTACGTTATACTGTGCCTGCTGCAAAACATGGCTTTGGAGCTGTAACTCCAGGAAGTATTGGCGTTGTGTATGGTATCAGGCCAGACTGTAGCTTGCTGATAGAATTCTGCTATTTGCCTAGCCCTTGGCTTTGTGAACCTGAGGAGATTGAACCTGTTGTCCCCTTCAAG ATTGGAGACCAAGTATGTGTTAAACGCTCTATATCTGAACCTAGATTCCCTTGGGATGGCGAGACACATAATAGCGTTGGAAAAGTTAGTGATATTGAAAGTAATGGTCTCTTAATAATTGACCTACCACATCGGAATGGACCATGGAAAGTAGATCCATCTGACATGGAGAAGGTGGACAAATTTAAG GTCGGTGACTGGGTTAGGGTGAAAACATCTGTACCCTCTCCAAAATATGGGTGGGATGACGTACCCCGAAGCAGCATTGGAATAATTTTTTCCTTAGAAGAGGATGGAGATGTAGATGTAGCATTCTGCTTCAGGAGTAAAACTTTTCCTTGCTCTGTTACCGACATTGAGAAGGTGCCACCTTTTGAAGTGGGACAAGAGGTTCATATCCTCCCGTCTGTTACTCAGCCATTACTTGGGTGGTCAGATGAAACACCAGCCTCTTCgggaaaaattgaaagaattgaTATGGATGGAACTCTAAAT gTGAGAGTATCTGGAAAGAAAAAACTGTGGAGAGTCGCTCCGGGTGATGCAGAAAAGCTATCAGGATTGGCAGTGGGTGATTGGGTTAGAATGAAGCAGTGTTTGGGAACAAAATCAAATTATGAGTCCAACAATACTGGGAAGGAAAATATAGCAGTAGTTTACAGTATACAAGATTACTCTTATTTAGAATTGGCGTGTTGTTTTCATGAAGGGAAATTATTTGTACACTGCACAGAAGTGGAAAAAGTTTCTCCAATAAAAATTGGCCAGTATGTGCATTTCCGTGCTGGATTGGCTAAACCGAGATGGGGATGGAGAGGCGCTAATCCGAATTCAAGGGGTGTTGTGACTGCTGTAAATGCTAATGGAGAAATAAGAGTTTCATTGTTCGGCTTGTCCGGATGGTGGAGAGGAGATCCGGCAGATTTTGAGGTAGAGCAAATGTATGCTGTGGGTGAATGGGTGAAATTAAAAGAAGACGATACCGATGGACGGAAATCATTGCCAACTGGGAGTATTGGTGTTGTACAAGGATTAAGTTATCATGAAAATGAATGGGACGGTTCTGTTCTGGTAGGATTCTGCAGAGAACCAGAATTGTGGGTGGGACATACTTCAAAACTTGAAAAGATGGAAAGATTTTATATTGGTCAGCATGTGAAGGTGAAATCTTCTGTAACAAATCCACGTTTTGGGTGGTCGGGCCACTCTCATGCCAGCATTGTCTCGATAACAGCAATCGATGCAGATGGCAAAATTAAAGTATCTTCTCCATCTGCTCAAAAGCCATGGACACTTGATCCATCAGAAGTTGTTTTAGTAGAGGAAGAGCAACTCAAAATTGGAGACTGGGTGAAGGTGAAGCCATCTATTGTAATGCCTGTGTACCATTGGGGGGACGTTTCTCGTCAGAGTGTTGGGGTGATCCACAAAATGGAGGATGGGGAGCTTTGGGTTGCCTTTTGCTTTATGGAGCAGCTGTGGATGTGCAAGGACTCGGAGATGGAGAAGGTGAGACCCTTTAGAGTCGGCGACATGGTGCGATTTCGAGAAGGATTAAAAATCCCTagatggggatggggaatggaGACACATGCTAGTAAAGGGCAAGTAGTAGGTGTTGATGCAAATGGAAAAGTAAGAGTTAAGTTCAGGTGGAGGGAAGGACGCCCTTGGATTGGGGACCCTGCTGACCTTGTTCTTGATGATACTACTTGA